Within Acanthochromis polyacanthus isolate Apoly-LR-REF ecotype Palm Island chromosome 3, KAUST_Apoly_ChrSc, whole genome shotgun sequence, the genomic segment GTACCTGACCGCTGAGATCCTGGAGCTGGCTGGAAACGCTGCCCGCGACAACAAGAAGACCCGCATCATCCCCCGTCACCTGCAGCTGGCTGTCCGCAACGACGAGGAGCTCAACAAGCTGCTGGGCGGAGTTACCATCGCTCAGGGCGGCGTGCTGCCCAACATCCAGGCTGTCCTGCTGCCCAAGAAGACCGAGAAGGCCGCCA encodes:
- the LOC127533446 gene encoding histone H2A-like, with protein sequence MSGRGKGAGKARAKAKTRSSRAGLQFPVGRVHRLLRKGNYAERVGAGAPVYLAAVLEYLTAEILELAGNAARDNKKTRIIPRHLQLAVRNDEELNKLLGGVTIAQGGVLPNIQAVLLPKKTEKAAKSK